In the Elioraea tepida genome, one interval contains:
- a CDS encoding LysR family transcriptional regulator, giving the protein MSLAILVARTGSIRLAAREARRTVSAVSRSIRALEDGLGVSLFFERRPSGLRLTAAGDEFLAEATRVLGGLQSAVLRAREA; this is encoded by the coding sequence ATGTCGCTGGCTATCTTGGTGGCACGCACCGGGAGCATCCGTCTGGCGGCACGTGAGGCGCGCAGAACCGTTTCGGCCGTCAGTCGCAGCATTCGGGCACTTGAGGACGGGCTCGGAGTGTCGCTCTTCTTCGAGCGGCGTCCGTCCGGCCTGAGGCTGACGGCCGCCGGTGACGAGTTTCTTGCTGAGGCAACCCGCGTGCTCGGCGGATTGCAATCTGCCGTATTGCGTGCGCGGGAGGCTTGA